The DNA sequence TCCTTTTCCATTTGTATTGAGATTTCTTTCTTAGTTCCTCTTAAATAGGTTAACCCTTTCTCTTTTGTTATCTTTTAGGTTCAGATATACGAGTTGGAAGAACACAAAATTGAAACATGGAGAGGTGAGAAAGTTTAATTAATATGTAATGTGCTTTTTTTCATTGACTCGTCTAATCTTGAAGGTTTTGACTTTATTGTCTGTTCTTGTTTATAATAGAGTTGTACCTCCAAGACTCTTTTAAGCCCTTGGTTAGCATATCTCCCAATGCAAGGtgagttttgtttatttttttatttatgcttGGTTTGACAGTAGTACTTCCAGGCATCTACATTTTCTTGTTGGTGTCAAACTTCACTTTTCTGAAGACACAAATGTTGCATGCTGGGATATACAACTATGGGGCATCTGATGGTTTATACTGTGTCAGTAACCCTTTTAAGTTGGCCCATTCCCAGCAAATGTCGATGAGGAAATACAATTACGATTATGTTTGTAAACATAGTATTTATCAGACAAATGCTTCACTTATCACTTGAAGTTATTACCTTTCTTGCCAAGATACCAACAGTTGATGAGCTAACATTAGTTACTATCTCTTAgctatttttcctttttttattaagcTATTAATAAAATTAAACTTCTCTGTCACAGTTTGTATGATGCAGTATCATCACTGCTGAAGAATAAGATCCACAGACTGCCTGTAATCGACCCCCTGACCGGGAACACACTCTATATTCTCACACACAAGAGGATTCTCAAGTTCCTGAAGCTTTTTGTAAGCCctcttgttttctctcctcactactactactactactactacttctaccACTACATTTAATACTTTAAATTATTGTCATTGTTTGAGTCTGTTAAAAACACGTCTAGTACAGAGTAAAGAAGTTGTCTACAGTTAAAGAACATGGTAAATTATAAAACTCTTTTACAAAGACATCAATTCTCCTACAGTTTAAATGAAGTGTGCACAATCTCTTGTTATTGTTTTCAGATATCGGAGATGCCAAAACCCTCATTCTTGAGACAAACCTTAGAGGACCTGAACATCGGAACATTCCAGAACATAGCAGTGGTCCGCACAGACACACCGCTGTACACGGCACTGGGTATTTTTGTTGAGCAGCGAGTGTCTGCGCTCCCTGTTGTGGATGACAAAGGTATGTGGGCTGGTTGAAATAACATCCTTGTTGATTTTGCATTTAGTGACCAGAGACCTCTTGTATTTAGTGTGTGTACTGATAGGCTGCCTCTCTTGCAGGTCGAGTGGTGGATATCTACTCAAAATTTGATGTTATAGTAAGTTGTTATCTGTCGTTTATGTTTTTGGTTGTTGCTTATAAGCACATAGTAAAGTGCCTGCTTTAATTTCCCAAAGCCAAAGACAATGCATTCAAATTGCTTGCTTTATTACAGTCATTATAACGTTATACATTATAACAGTCCAAACCCCCCAAATATTTAGATAACAATCAGATATGACaaataaaagcatcaaatcatcacatttgagaagctttaAGATAATTATCCCATGCCATGCACTGTAtcaccatatactgtatatcaatatTGGGATGTATAATGACATATAGCGTGATATATTTTACCCAGCCTTGCATGGGATATTCATTTATACTGGCTAAAAATGTAACCGTAATGATGAAACATTTTAACCTGAAGGCCTGTGTTTATACAGAACCTGGCAGCAGAGAAGACGTACAACAACCTGGATCTGACAGTGACCAAAGCCTTGCAGCACCGCTCTCAGTACTTTGAAGGAGTGCTGACCTGCCACAGGCACGAGACCGTGGAGGCCATCATCAACAGACTTGTGGAGGCTGAGGTGAGAGTTGGATGTCATTGTGTGTCACAGTCTCTTGTGGCCGGTTTGCCCCCTGTTGCTTTTAGGCTATTACTGTCCAGAGTGTAATGAACATGAATAGCCTATGATGAACAATGTCTGAAATGTTCCTCCAcactttattcttctttttcaaTCAAAGTCCTAAATCAAGGGACACATCAAACAAAGCTATAACCGGCTTTTCTCCGATTTTTGCGTTAAATAAAAACTCAAAGGAATCCTAGCTACTCTGTCTCTTTTTATcaatgctgctgtgtgtgtatagttTGATGGCATCTGACAGTTACTCTGTACATTCTTCTGGCTATGGTAGAAATACTATTTTACAAAGGTAAAAGTGACATTGATGGTCCTCTTGTATGTCCTTCAGGTGcacaggctggtggtggtggacgAGCAGGATGTGGTGAAGGGAATTGTCTCCCTTTCAGATATTCTCCAGGCACTAGTGCTGACCGATGGAGAAGAGGGTAAGTACAGTTGGGTAACTGTCTCAAGATTTTTTGGAACTGACACATTTTTAATAGAAGCAACATCATATTATAAATACAGGGAATACTATTAAAAGCAGTTGTATTAAAAGCAGTGTGATTATTTGTACATCCTAAACATGTTCATGGTAAAATAAGTGATGATTTGATTTTTCTGTCCACAGGCACAGCTTGACGAAGTAACTCAAACGAGGAAAGGCTACACAGTTTTAAGAAGAGGTCAGAgcaaagggagaaagaaaaggcaTGTGAGAGGGGAATTTTTGACATTATATTGAAGTATCATCACCCGTCTCCTGTAACCAGACCTTCTATATCCACACATGGTGATCTCTCCCTCACTGCAGAAATATGAAGCTTTAGCAACACAgcaaaataaaattgacttacAGAAGCTCCTGTAAATCGAGCCAAATTCCAAGCCGAGAGAGAGCCAAGAGAGATGTAAAAGCACAAGAGACCTATAAGGAGGAGCTGTAGCCTCTCAGGATGACAAGGCATCATTCCCACCTTAGTGCTTGTTAAACTACATAGAGGAGGACCATTAATGCtttgattaaaaatgttttcccaATAGTATAAATGATGTAATCAGTTACAAGCTAAAGGAAACTCTTATACCTGTGTTGCCTTTTCTTGGCAGCATTTCATTTCTATAAAAAGACTGAAATCTAGATGCACATAAAACCTATGTAAGGGTAATTTTAAACAATGTGTAACTTTCTGAGATTAACATTCAGTGTGCGTTTTTGTTCTGGCACGTTCCTGACAATTGCTTAAGGCCTGTTCTTTGTACATATAAGTATGGATGGTGTTTTCTGGCTTAAATTATTTTGTTATCCAGCTAGTTTAGTTCTAAATCATTTTTCAACCTTGATTAACTACCAATTTGCATATTGATGGTCATATGGTTACAGAAGTatttatctgtatgtatgtgtggtacattctgtacatacatacaaaacCTAGCTTCATGCTACTTCTGTGTGAATATTGTAAAAATGATCTAGCTTAATTTATCATTCAAACACTATACCTTGGAGATGGCCAGTAGTCTGCACTGGTCAGTTTTATTTGAAAATCTTGGTCATGATCTAACTCAATTTTTAATAAGCCAGGACTTTTGCAGGTTTCAACTTCAGACctgttgctgcaaaatgtaaatgtacatttGTCAACAATTAAATCAAGTTACCATTGTGCAGAGAATTCAGCAAACCTGAAAGAGCACTTTAGGCTCTCGAGACAACCTCATTTGTGAAGTCCAGAACAGCATTGATAAATCTGCTGTAAAAGACGACATAAATGGTGCTGTATCCTGGATATTATGGGTTTTATGTTTTGTCTGTGTTGTCATGTATAACACAATGTTAAATGGCTTGTACATGTTACTTTAAAGACACCTTTTTTTCTGCCTGTTTTGTTACTCACACTTTGGGTTTTGGCATTAGCGTTAAAGAGAATTGCTTATTGCTTCAATGCTGCAAAATCTCATCAGTTTTTGGAAAAGTGGCCCATTACTTGAAAACCAATGGTTTTTGTGGCATTGTTTGTTTTCGGATTTCTAACTAGCGTTATGTTGATGTCAGTTACAGTCAGTGATGACATGCCTGAACATCAAGTTTTATGCATTTATACAGCCCTTTTCTGTTCATTGTGTTTAGGGGACTTTATCAAAATCACTCAAAACCAGCATTTCCTTACCATTTTCTTAGGAAAATGTCATACTTTCTGTTTTGGTATACATGAAATTGAATGCATACAACTGTATGTAAATGGACAGTTTTTGTAGTAATCTGCATTGAGATTATGATTGAAAGAATGAGCAATAAAGGTTCTTTGAGAGTTTGTTTAAATGGTATTATTACCTCCGAAGAAGGCTATGCTTTTCGGTTCGGTTTGTTTGTCAGCATGATTACAGAAAATAACgatcatgaaacttggtggaaagCTGTAGCATGGATATACAAATTATTTTCCACTTCTGTTAACATTGCGAGGTAGGACATATgcgctgcattcatgtggtgtcagaATAATCGCACAAATGAGTTCCCAACTGGGAAATTTCACAAtatttaacattgtgagatagggcatgtCTGGGTAGAGCTCTGCACTCTCTAAATGCCCATATAGTTGTTAAATGCACAAATCTTATATATTGCATATAACTTGTGTCTAAAGATGTAACTGGGTAGCATTGATGTGATagcattgacaacttctcattAAACTAGAATTAACAGATTTTCTTtcggccacttgggggcagcaaaAACAAGTTCTAAACAACACTGACTTATCACCTGGAACCAATGCCTGGAACCTACTATGGCgagcttttttttaatacaaagttGGAGTTAGGCAAGAGGAaagaacataaaataaatggacACCACATTGGAAAACAATTGCATTTATTACTCTATATTAGAAGGTACATGATTGAAGtcctgaagttttttttttacatagatgCTGTTTCTTTGCCATGACCTGACAGAGACTTGGGAGTTGTCACAAACTGTAGAATAATACCTAATTTCTTTGACTCACACCCTCCTAATTATCCATGAGGATACTTTGAGCAAGGTATCAAAACCTTAAATACACTATGCATTTGTATACATTGTAAGGCAGATACAATTTGACAAGCATACCCCTTTAGTGTATAAATATGGTTGACACTACACTACCTATCAAACAGTAGAGCTCCACAGTCAAAAACAACAGCATCAAGTGCAGTCTTTTCGTTCTTACAAACATCCTGTTAGACTAATACAATACAGTGCAGTGAGCAAGTGATTTTAATTATTGGTCAAACACATTTGTGAGACAGCATTGAGACATTTTAGTAGTATTTAGTTTCAACATTCAACAGAAAAAGTCAGACTCTCTTTACAGTTTCCAGTTAAATTGTACTGCAACTGGTTGGCATGATTTGTATAAACATTCTCATTGTTGTTCTCATCAACAATTTGGTTTTAATGCTGCAATGTCAGTAGTAGTGCACATGTGGCCTTTcaggcttttatatagactcACAGCATACAAATATAAATAGGGAAAGACTACACACAGACAGTACCTATTGAATTTGCATACAgctaaagacaaaaaagtgcagcttttttcctgaaaacaaatacaatgtAGACAGTGGTTTCTGACAATGTTAGCTTGATGGAAACAATCCACATACAATTTGCACATTAAGGAGGTAATGTATGGTGAACAAAAGGAGTTGTGAGGGGAAAACATTGATTAAGAATTAAATACTGCTCTGCAGTATTAGAGGGCTATTGGAGAAAGTCAGCATCATTAGTGTGTCTGACACATCCAGTAATGTCACTTCAGAGGTCAAATAGTACAGCAAGAGTCAAGACAGAAGTAATTTTCTTCCCACCAACCAAAAAGTTGATATAAAAGATTTAACCATCTAAAACATAACCTAAGTACCaacatacatttatttacacaaGTATCACCTTAAAAAGCTATTTTATGTGCAGTAGTTATACTTGGCCAGGGAAAATGCACCCTGAATGGAAAAGAACATTGGACATGCTTTGACAATATACaaaaattaacataaaaacaaactattATTCAGATTCCTGAAGTTagtgtattaaaaataaaacatttttgccCTGTATTTAAAGTACAGTGTAAATAGTATTGGCTGCTGCAAAGGGCAAAAGGTTTATCAGAATGTAGTGTATACCAGTTTATCTGAGGGGCTGGAGCAATGTTTACTCTCATGGCAGGTTATGGTCTACGGGTTGATCGAGAGACAATCAGATTGGAATACTACCATTTAAATATTATACATGTGTTTTCAGCAAGAAGTGTCCCAATCTGAAGCCAGCGAGTGTGTCAGCTAAAAAGATcaaggagaaaaaaatcaagTCCCTGGCAGCTGTTGCTCTACATGTACTGTCCAAGTGAAATGCATTTTTGCTTAATTATCCTACATTTGTATTTAACATTGTTAAATAACATGCTTAACATGGTTCTAAACTGACAAAAAGGAAATAAGGAAAACCTGAGGTTTACAACAGCTTATGGAAGGGCTCCAGACAAGTGGTCCAAAGGTCAAATCATGTTTGGCAAGTTGCACTTGCGCTCCAGTGACTTCAAAGTCTTAAAACACCTTGTTGAAAGCAAATGGGCTGCATTTACACAAACTTCCTCAACTGCTTTGTACATGCTTACATGGTTATCTGCAGACAACTCAACAACACAGCTGTAGCAGAATCAGATGGATTATTGTCTTTGAAGGATTTCTAAGCAGTTTGTGATGTGCCTGTATGCTGTAGGTGAGACAGATAAACCTGCACAATAGCCACACAAGATCTAGTCAtttaaatgacagaaaaaagTAAGTTAAAAACATTCCTAACTCTTCCAGCTTGCCCCctttcaaagacaaaaagagcAAAATGCTGTTTGTTAACTATTAAGTGACTGTGATCAAAGAGACTTTGAGGAAATATCAGCAactgattttcaaaatgttaaatgGTTAATTACATATCCTGTTATCGATTGCATACAAGTACACAGGAAATCCAAGGATCCTCAATAGTACAGAATATAGAAAGGAACAAAAAGGGCAGCAGTAGCTGAGGACAGGAAAGGTGTTCTTGGTAGTTTGGCTGGGTAAGCGAGGTAGGGTTTGTCAAAAATCAAGTGGCTTCAAAACTGGCAGGAATGTCTATGTAGTAATATTTTACAAAGTGCGAATCTCCATCATATTCTCTTACTCTGTGCGTTCTTTGTAGAAGGCCCCGCCACCTCCTCTCAGTGTCCTACAGTCTGGAAGTCGGCTCCTGCTCAGTGCTCTTTCTCAGCGCTCTGCTGACTGCTCAGACTTTAATGTCCTCTTGAATGCTGAGCTGGGAGAGGGTCTTCTTGATCCGCAGGGCCGTCAAGCGGGCAGCACCGTTAGCATACCAACACTCCCTCATGATTTTGCCCATAACCCGCAAGGCCTGGAACAGTAGTGGGGAAAAGCAAATAAGGATTAAGAGCTTACAATACAGTATGATTGATTATGATGATACAAATGTAGCTCAAGTAGTCAGTATGTATAGTGTTTGAAAGACCCTGTTCctgtacaagtattgtgttgcTAATGTCAATCCCCTAATTTGGcttgaaaatataaataaaaacataaaaattgcaTTACAAAAAGAGCTTTAATGGACAAATCAGTTTATTCCATCATTGGTTTTATTTTCGCAGCTTTGGCCGTCATTGCTGAGATCTGGAAAATCCGATTGGGCAAGAAAAATGTCAGACAATCTGACAAAGCCCAACAAATACTTGCGTTTTAAAGCTGATTATTGATATTCGCAAgtctaactttttttttgtttacataagAAAATCACTTAAACATAAAGATTTCTACTGAGAAAGAATGTGACCAAGATATGTGAAATGAATGTAATAGATACCGATAATCTAGTAATACTGGCTGATGTTTCTGGCTCTAGTTGTAAAAAGGCCATCAGTTTAGCCTTATTAACTGAGAACAAGTGAACCCGAAATGTGCATCCCTCATGGCACAGGAAAACAGTCGATAGACAGTGTGACAAATATTTTTTGAGTAATAATTTTAaccatatatattatataaatatcgaTCATTTTTATACCTCGTAGCTCTGCCACCAATTGGGGATGTTGGGTCGTATTTTTTGGTCACACACCAACTTTCTCATCTCCTCTATGGAAGGGTCAGAAGGTACCAGGTCATAGTAGGGCAGCTGGTACTCTTCATGGATACCTGATAACCCAGGACAATGTTATGTGGGGTTAGAGCAGTGCTGTGATCTCAGTTTTTaacatcaataaaaaaatatcaaagaaCACAGGTTGAGTATCCAGAGTAAAAACAAAAGAGTCTGACCTCCACTATTACAGCGGCATGCAATCTCCCAGTAGACCAGCCCCAAAGCATAGATATCAGCACATTTGAATGAGTCAAAGTGTCTCATGTTGATAGTCTCATCCAGAACCTCTGGAGCCATATACCTGAGGGATGTAAAAACAATCCCAGTTAAAGGGTTTTCTGGGAAAGGTGTCAAAGATATCATACTATTTAACAATGTAATCATACTATTTAACAATGTTCTGTACATATACCATGTTACTTGCACTATTCATATTTGTTAATATCTGAACAACCTCACTGTTTAACTATGTTCTGTACATATATCATCCAACTGTTCATTCGTTGACgttcatactgtacatacctGTACTGCAATCCCTACTGTCTACATTTTAATATATTCCCTGATGTACTTGCACTTCTGCTTAGATGCTTAACTGCATTTAATTAGCTCTGTACTTGTAACCTGCTTAATGGCAATCAAATTTAATCTGAACTTGAATCTGAATATCGACACAGACCTCTTGGTGCCCACCCTCTGATTGGGCGCAATATCGATGGTGTCTGTTGAAGAGTCATGACGGACAGCCAAGCCCAGGTCAGCGATGGCACAGGTGCAGTTCTTCTTCACGAGGATGTTCTTGGACTTCAGGTCTCTGTGCGCGATACCTGGCTTTCCTACCAAAACATAAATGTACACTTCAGACACTTTTCAATTCATATCTCTAAATTAGTTTTTGAACATGTCATTTTCAACTCTAAACTCTCTTTCGTGAAAAACTAGAAACTACACCTAGCTATGCAATTTTCCTTTTTGGGGCATCAGTTTGGTtgacaaaaatagaaaacagtCCTCTTTTTATGCAACAAAATGTCCTCAACTTTAATCTTCCATGACGGATAGTTAAGCAGAGGATTCAGTAGTGAACTGCTTTAAAAGATAACCAGTAGATTATGGATATAACCTCAGATGACTTAGACATGAGAGCACAAACTATTTCCCAGGGCCATACCAAAGGTACAAATTATATAACATTCAATTATTTACATTTAGAAATTAAGTGCAATCTCACCACACTGGATTCTCATTGTCTCTATTTTTCAACAGGTATACcatttattcatcttttttCAATGCATAAGCCAACCTTGCAATTGTTTAAGTATTTAGACACCCCATCAATAATACAACAATGTCTTCAAGGACATCGTTTATTTATCCATTTCTATCTATTTGTCAGTTGAGAGGCCTTGTGCTAGTCTGTGGGGAGAAAACATAACAAACgtgtttcaaataaaaaaataattacaaccAGCACTAAAAGTGCTGAAAAGTGTTGCTGTTACCTTGTGTTCCTAGAATCTCCATGTGCAGATGTGCCAGGCCACTGGCAGCTGACAGTGCCAGTTTGATCATTCCTTCAGTAGTGACAGAGTAGCGATTCAGGTAGTCAAACAGAGAGCCATGCTCATGGTAGTCCGACACCAACCACAGCTGGGTCCAAGTGCCATTGTCTGGGCAGGAGACAGAAATATAGAGATACACAAGAAATGTTATTACTTGATGATGACGAATTATTACACAacaaacaaatcacacacatcAATAACCCTAATCTGCAAATTATTCATCCATTCTTCAACatgttgtgatgtcacaacctTTGTTGTCAGCAGCTATAAAGCCCAGGATATTTTCATGGCGGAGCATTATGGTCTGATAGATTTCAGCCTCACGGAACCAGGAGCGCTCCTCTCTGGATGAGAAGATCTTCACCGCCACATCACCGCCCCTCCAACGTCCTCGCCACACCTCCCCGAAACGCCCTTTACCAATGATCTCTTGGAGGACAATTGTTCGCGCCACGGTTCGCTGGACAAACAGAGGCAGACCTGCTTAGAAAAGATGAGAACAGTTATCAGCAGTTTTCTGatattaatttgatttaaaaaaaaaaaaaaaaaaagtcaaaccagTGTAAACTACAACATGGGGGCTGGTCTGCAGCTAAATTATCACGTTGTGCACTGACCGGAGCCTGAACCAGACGAGGACAGATCGTATATAAGGTCCTGCAGGGTCCTGTCTTTGGCCATGTAGAGGTGGTCACAGGAGGGGTCCTCCACTTCCAATCGCTGCCTGTGGCTGTAGGCCCGCTGGTGGTACTGATACATGAACATacacatcagcagcagcagacacagCAGGAACACTGGCCCTGCAATCACAGCGACTAGTTCCACCAGCACCCATGTCCCACCAGGGCCATAGCCTCCCCCGAGTCCTGACTGAGTTGTGACTAAAAAGAGAACAGTAAAGAATTAAAAGGCAACATCCGGCACATATAAGCAGATTCCCTGATATGAACTGCTTTGTGTCCATGAGGGACAagagtataaagtataaagctTTTGGCTAAGCAGACAATTAGTCAACATTTGACTCTTGCATTAACTTCTTTTGATTATTCCCAGTTATTTAAGAAAGAAATTGTCAATTCTCTACACTAAAAAGGCTTTTAGTGTTTTACTTTTCCCTCTTGACCATTTTCATATAACCATTTTAATGAAGATATCCACGCTATGTATGTGAACCTTCTCTCCACATACTCTCTGCAAAATATTTTTGGACACTGTCCAAAATACCATAGGAAACATATCTTCCCAGGAACCATGAGTCACAAAACTGTGTAGAAATAGGAAACATGTTTTTGCCTGGGGTTTGCTGTAAGGAGCGGATGTTAGATGGGTGGTACACTACTCCAGGTAAAGACACACCTTTTTTAAAGGTCACCGTCAGACACTTGGTGATAGCAGCACTAAATGTACCAATTGTACTGTGTATGCTGTGTGATACTTCACCTTTCTCACCTGAGGGTACTTTGAGGTCAATGCTGTTGCAGTAGTCTGTGTAGCAGCAGTGGGTATTGAGCAAGCCCTCTGCACTGAGGCAGTAGAACGGTTGTCCGGGGGGCACAAGATTGTCCCGTGTGATGCAGATACGGATGTGCTGCTCTTGGCCATCAATTAAGGAAGTGGAGGCCTTGCAGGCTCCATCGGTCTCACACTGGTAGCCAGTCTTCTCGCACTGGGCAGTGGTGCAGTTACACCACAGAGCTGCAGGGATGGAGAGGGCAGAAAGAAGCAACACAGTGTGAAACAAAATAGTTTGCAGAATTACAAAATACTGGACTTTACAAAACGTATCATCATCATTGCTCATCAAATGTATGagcaaaatactttattttcttctcaGTTGTGCCGGAACTTACAGTACACATCATGTGCAGTAGAGGGCAATACCAGCCAACAGTAACAGCATACATAACATTATAAGCTATGGACTTACAAAAAATTAGGGGTCTAAATCACAAGTTTTATCATGATACAATATTATATTGGTTCTTTGGACAACAATACGATATTTGctgatatcacaaagtctgctATGATACGATTTTGATTTGATCCAATTTAGGGACCTGCAATCGACATGAGACAATATCATATGCCCATTTAACACAAtcacaaaaagcaactaaaaagccatttaaatacaaaacaaaccatttttttaaataaaaataattaatatagtggaaatttcaaaataaga is a window from the Perca flavescens isolate YP-PL-M2 chromosome 4, PFLA_1.0, whole genome shotgun sequence genome containing:
- the LOC114553928 gene encoding 5'-AMP-activated protein kinase subunit gamma-1, producing MECIPVTIDDLEGKNDPVIEDPEHNVYTRFMKSHRCYDLVPTSSKLVVFDTSLQVKKAFFALVSNGVRAAPLWDSKKQCFVGMLTITDFINILHRYYKSPLVQIYELEEHKIETWRELYLQDSFKPLVSISPNASLYDAVSSLLKNKIHRLPVIDPLTGNTLYILTHKRILKFLKLFISEMPKPSFLRQTLEDLNIGTFQNIAVVRTDTPLYTALGIFVEQRVSALPVVDDKGRVVDIYSKFDVINLAAEKTYNNLDLTVTKALQHRSQYFEGVLTCHRHETVEAIINRLVEAEVHRLVVVDEQDVVKGIVSLSDILQALVLTDGEEGTA
- the LOC114553596 gene encoding activin receptor type-1B isoform X1 — its product is MANLRISLAALVVQAVLYRNCEALWCNCTTAQCEKTGYQCETDGACKASTSLIDGQEQHIRICITRDNLVPPGQPFYCLSAEGLLNTHCCYTDYCNSIDLKVPSGEKVTTQSGLGGGYGPGGTWVLVELVAVIAGPVFLLCLLLLMCMFMYQYHQRAYSHRQRLEVEDPSCDHLYMAKDRTLQDLIYDLSSSGSGSGLPLFVQRTVARTIVLQEIIGKGRFGEVWRGRWRGGDVAVKIFSSREERSWFREAEIYQTIMLRHENILGFIAADNKDNGTWTQLWLVSDYHEHGSLFDYLNRYSVTTEGMIKLALSAASGLAHLHMEILGTQGKPGIAHRDLKSKNILVKKNCTCAIADLGLAVRHDSSTDTIDIAPNQRVGTKRYMAPEVLDETINMRHFDSFKCADIYALGLVYWEIACRCNSGGIHEEYQLPYYDLVPSDPSIEEMRKLVCDQKIRPNIPNWWQSYEALRVMGKIMRECWYANGAARLTALRIKKTLSQLSIQEDIKV
- the LOC114553596 gene encoding activin receptor type-1B isoform X2 translates to MANLRISLAALVVQAVLYRNCEALWCNCTTAQCEKTGYQCETDGACKASTSLIDGQEQHIRICITRDNLVPPGQPFYCLSAEGLLNTHCCYTDYCNSIDLKVPSVTTQSGLGGGYGPGGTWVLVELVAVIAGPVFLLCLLLLMCMFMYQYHQRAYSHRQRLEVEDPSCDHLYMAKDRTLQDLIYDLSSSGSGSGLPLFVQRTVARTIVLQEIIGKGRFGEVWRGRWRGGDVAVKIFSSREERSWFREAEIYQTIMLRHENILGFIAADNKDNGTWTQLWLVSDYHEHGSLFDYLNRYSVTTEGMIKLALSAASGLAHLHMEILGTQGKPGIAHRDLKSKNILVKKNCTCAIADLGLAVRHDSSTDTIDIAPNQRVGTKRYMAPEVLDETINMRHFDSFKCADIYALGLVYWEIACRCNSGGIHEEYQLPYYDLVPSDPSIEEMRKLVCDQKIRPNIPNWWQSYEALRVMGKIMRECWYANGAARLTALRIKKTLSQLSIQEDIKV